Below is a genomic region from Demequina sp. NBRC 110054.
CATCTCCCGACCTCAAGGAAGGCCGACTCTTGCCTGTCTCGATCGACCCCACCCAGACCATCGCCACGATCCGTCCCGCGCTGCATGGACAGTTCATCGAGTTCCTCGGTGAGTGCATCGACGGCGGGATCTGGGTGGGCCCCGACTCCGACGTGCCCCACACCGACGGGATCCGTCAGGGCGTCCTCGATGCCCTCAAGGAGCTTGAGCCTCCGGTACTCCGGTGGCCCGGTGGTTGCTACGCCGACACGTACCACTGGCGTGACGGCATAGGTCCCCGTGCAGATCGCCCGACGACGTTCAACGAGAACTTCGGCACCTACGAGCTCGATGACCATGCGTTCGGGACCGACGAGTACCTCCGTCTGTGCGAGGCGATCGACGCCCAGCCGTGGATCAACGTCAACATGATGACCGGCACGCCCGCCGAGGCGAGGGACTGGATGGAGTACTGCAACCGCGCGACCGGCACCGAGCTCGCCGACCTGCGCGTGAGCAACGGTCACGAGGCTCCGTACGACGTGAACCTGTGGGGCATCGGCAACGAGCCGTGGGGCGGCGGAGGCATCATGACGGCTCCGGGCTACGTCGACGCGTACCGCGCGTTCGCATCGGCCATGCCGCGCTTCACGGGCTCGGTGTTCGAGACGCCGAAGACCTACGCCATCGCGAGCGGTCCCGACGGCAACAAGCCGAAGGAGCGCGTCGCGTGGACCAAGGACTTCTTCGCCGCGCTCAATGAGTACCGTCAGCCGCCGATCCACGGCTACGACCTGCACTTCTACAACTGGAACATCGACCACGAGACGGACACCCCCACCAGCTTCGACGAGGCCGGGTGGGATCGCGTGATCGCGGGCTGCCTCGAGCTCGAGGACGTCATCGTCGAGCAGTGGGCACTCATGGAGGAAGGCCTCGCGTCGGTTCCGATGCCCGAGTCCACCCTGGAGCCGAGGCTCGAGCACATCGACCTCGTGGTCGGCGAGTGGGGCAACTGGCATCGCGACGCGTTCTTCGCGCGTCCCGCGCTGTTCCAGCAGGTGACGATGCGCGACGCGATCACCACCGCGCTCTCGCTCGACATCCTGCAGCGTCACGCCGAC
It encodes:
- a CDS encoding alpha-N-arabinofuranosidase is translated as MPVSIDPTQTIATIRPALHGQFIEFLGECIDGGIWVGPDSDVPHTDGIRQGVLDALKELEPPVLRWPGGCYADTYHWRDGIGPRADRPTTFNENFGTYELDDHAFGTDEYLRLCEAIDAQPWINVNMMTGTPAEARDWMEYCNRATGTELADLRVSNGHEAPYDVNLWGIGNEPWGGGGIMTAPGYVDAYRAFASAMPRFTGSVFETPKTYAIASGPDGNKPKERVAWTKDFFAALNEYRQPPIHGYDLHFYNWNIDHETDTPTSFDEAGWDRVIAGCLELEDVIVEQWALMEEGLASVPMPESTLEPRLEHIDLVVGEWGNWHRDAFFARPALFQQVTMRDAITTALSLDILQRHADKISIACNAQTVNVLNSVILTDGDATILTPNFDVFMMYKAHRGAMALTVEPVDEASGAHLFASVADDGTIVVNLTNPSMTDEAEVELEFAVPVSLAKRETLAAATPTDHNTADAPDAVRRVAERIDGEASGRHTVRLPAGSVTVLTAQQG